The stretch of DNA GACGCTAATGATACAGTACTGTTTGCAAATTTCTAAGAAGGCAGATCACGACATGTGATTTGCGTTAATGAGTAATAAAGTTTATCAGCTACTTACAACTAAatgatacatatatgcattttCAAAGCATATTCCACTGTGCATTACAAAAATGCactttatataagaatatatttaattttttactttttttttctaacatgcGGAAATATTCGTGAATACGGAAATTTccatcatgtaattttttttttcgatcagACTATTCCTGCTCGTCATataaattacgtaaaattatgTTGCATCAAGTATTATCAAATCTTAAGTTCTTCTTGTTCAAGcatttatcgataaaaaaaagtgtaatgtAAACAACATAtacaaaagagaaatataaaaagtatgacTAATTTCtaagcaataataaattgaactTTTATGGTGGCAAATCCCTTCGTCACAGTGATTATACCCCAATGATATGACATCACAGACACTGGCACAATCGTGTAAAGTTCGTCGTTTTGTTCCCCATTGACTGTcgatgttttttataaatactattatatagCGTATATCTCACATAAACACACACAATCTATCGATTGACTCCACCTGGATAGCTTCCTCCATTGCGTGACGCTGTTTTTGCTTTTAAGAAACGAAGGACTTACAGTGGGCAGTGGATGGTTGCGTGAGAAATGTTTACAGTCTAGATGATCCAGAGGAGCATCTGTGGATTGGCATGAGATAGTAATCCCGCAATGGTCATCAAGTGCATACGAATCCCTCCTGCGCTACTGCAGATGCACCGGTAGGTCCTTCCTATAACAAACATACATCACGGAAGAATAAATCGTATTATTAATCATTGTCAATAGAAGGTCGAACACTTTTTAATGCATCTCCGTTGGAATAGACATTGGTAAAGTGTGCACAATTGTTGCCTTCATGtaacaaaaaagttatttaatatttgataattgttttttttctttaatattaaaattaattaataaccaaTGATAGAACATATTGCTATtgtttctaacaataagttacATATAGTCAAAACAAGAAAAGATATGTTAACAAatgaatatatacatgtatattaaattatatgaaagcagataattaaaactattacgtgttattttttacCTCGGTTTGGCAAgatatggaaataaaaaatattttgtaataaattctgATTTTCCACTTactattcattttcttatttaattatctaatctTGTGCTACAAAGATTACTGTTCATTATAAACAATGTCTTACGTCCTTAGTGGTTGATAGATTCTGTTTGTATTCATCCATGCTGCAACCGGAATTGCTATCTTCTCCGCAAGATTGAACCACTAATGATGCATTTTCCGCctacaaaagaaattttggaACAGTTGAAtgacataaatataatgcattACAGTTTTCCAATTTCACACATCCATGAATTATTTCCATAGATTATTTCTTTCCTCTTCGAGCACTCTGCGTGTATACCTACTTGTTCTTCCGCCTGCTCATTGACTCGCCGTTTCTTTCCATTCGTATCGAGTGCCTGATCCGACAATCTTTTCCTGCTGCTTGTATCGCTTGTATTCCGTGGCGACACACCACCACCAGTACTACCGTTGCCAGCAAGGTTGCCATTCCGATGCACACTACTAGAAATCTGCAATTATGTGGTGAGAATGATtagacattttaaataataattattcttctgaagtgaaatttaatttcactaTAGATGTCTTGTgaaatattcgataaattttataatctcgCGATGTCCTTTTGCGTAATATCTCTTGAAATATCACCTACTAAGAATCtgttataagaatttttaatttaacatcatTGTTAATGTCAACAAAATGCAACTATAAGAATATACTTCGCCATACCCTCTTGTCCTTTTTCAGCAAACTTGCAGATACATAAGTGTGCAAGTCTCTTCGTTTTACATGCTTAGCCTCGATTCCCATCCCTTCCTTCAGCATGTTTATTTGTTCTGCTTGCCTTTCGACTgcaataaattcatatatgaTTGTATATTCTACACtctttgcataatttataatcgaaCCTACTTGTTTCCACAAAGGATTTGATATCATATGTGAGGTCAATGTTGAGACTTTCGCTTTTGGCGAATGACAGGCCGATGAACCACATAGAACAGTGCTTGCCTGGTTCGGGATCCAATGGTGGAAATGCTTCAGGATTAACGTGCGCCAAAGTAATATGAGGATTCCTTTCCAATGTACCTGTGTGAAGGGTTGTGATTTCGCCATTTTGGCATCCATAGATTATTAGATAGATTATTGATGTTGCAATATATGAGTTATAGACAtagatatttatgtaatttcacCATTATAAGACACAGATTAAAACAGAGACTAATCCACGTAAATTATAACTGCTCCTTATTTTCctgaaaaatgattatttgttTCAGCTTGTTTCATATCTTTGCTGATTTATAAACTTAatgtttctgtaaaatatattttaatctataacATTAACTacgtgataaataataaaacagaaaatgataaaaaagtaaaaaatacagGATACTAAATAGTTACAATCTAATTAATTGTTACggaatttattcgaataagaATTATGTTTTTACTTTGGCTTCTGCaacatttaacattaatttgtatCTGTATCCTATGGATGTTAAAAGTTAATTGcaactttatgaaataatatacatgCACGTTCCccatagatatatttatgcTCAATCTGTTACCTATTAAGTGTCGAATTTTTGACTCGACAAGGCCGCACCACTCAAGTTGATCTTCCGCGCTTAAACTTCTGGCCAGCAATACAATGTAATGTTTGTATTTGCCGAAAAAGTTTGGTGGCTCGAACAACTTGTCCCACGTTGCTTTACCGATGATGATCTCTTCAGTTATAGTTAGTCCATTTTCAAATGCTTCTTGCATGATGGTTCTGGTCGACACAGACACGTTGAAAGTTGAATTTTGTTGAGGGTATGCTGGCGTGATTATTGGCATCAGATGATATCTGTCAGATACATTTAcctaaaaaaacagaaattaaagaatctaaatatgaaaaataggtaaaatatattgattactagatttatttttaaatatgtcaataatggcaaataaaaaatcttatatgtaatttaaaattttgttacatgtaTTATTCTCTTGATATTGGTAAATGCAAGATTTacttagaaaatataagaattactAAAGAAATTCTTACTCTTGGATCCCAAACTGGATAACCGAGATTGACGTTGTCAGGTTGTTTTAATAGTACCGGTTGCGGCCACTTCCATTGAgaaaatacgagaaaaaatttttctattaaagtcGCAGCTACAGCGTTGGGATAAAGTTGACATGTTCGAGCAACCAACATTGCCCAGGACACGCCACCAAGGTAGCCCAACACATTACTGTATATGCCATgtcctaaaaataaaaaagtaaatgtaGACCAGAatgatgtattatatattaaggTTAAAAATGCACAATCTTACGTTTTGCCCATAATTTTATAGCCCTCAAAGctaatctaaaattttctatattaggTACTAAACGCAATATTTCATCAGTTACTCTACAACCATTGAGACTTCTGACACACTTTTGATCCAGGTTTTTTAGTAGCATGTCATCCCTGAGAtcctataaatattaaacatttattataaaacataaaattcataaagcATTGATTTTGTAgataaatatcaaatgttaATACCATTGAATCCGGAATTTCCTTAAGTGTTAATTTTGCGAATAACATGTCAATTTCTATACCatcaaaattcatttttatgacTGGTACAAAGGCTTCTTCCACAGcctacaatattaaataatgtaaaataagacaaaattgtatttttaatgtataagatatcatgcaaatattaaaaaaagtaattaaattacatactcTTAAATCTGTAACTTCTTCTTGCATTTTCAGTAATTCAAAAAAGGATGTAAAATAATCCGATCTGTATATGTGACGTGGCACAACACATAGTGCATCAATATCGGCACCTTTGTGATGCACACCTAATCTATATGAACCAAATGTGTAAATTTTACCACCAACTTGTTCAGCCACATTAGGCGGCATATTTCTAGCTATACTCGTATCTCTTATCCATTGTTTGACCAATGCATTCAGTTTGCTGCAGAAGTAAACAAGTtttgatattgatatattattattattaacaaaatagtTATGATAACTAATCAAACATACCTTAAAATCTCCATCCTATGATTCAACTCTTCTTCAGATTCGAAAACATTGTAGGGTTTCAGGGCCTCTTTCAATTCGTTGGTTCTGGTAATATCGATAGGTTTAGGTTCCGCTACGCTAATAGCAGATGTCATACCCAGAGTGCGTAAATTCTTATCACTCGATGTAGAGTTTGTAttggaattattattactctGCGTGGGCCACATTGTGATATCCTTTAATTAAGTATGTACCTGTAAacatagattttaataaaataaaaataaaaaattatattgttgataacatttattataatataaatattattaacaatataattttgtattatgcttttattgtagaaaaatgaaataaccAAAGCTATTGCATAAGAAAATTGCATATCAAAGAtacataataaacaatttaaaataagtgTGAATAATAacgagcaaattttattttaatatatacacatggtCAATATATGCATTTCAATCAATTAGTCAACAATGATTTAATCTAAAAACAATGGTTTGGTATATGATGCTGagattatatgaaaaaaaaggataacaAAACATAAGATTGGACAATGCGGAAATATCTTACCGATTGATAATGTTTCGTCAAAGATGCAATAGCATGATAAACAAGATGCACAAGACGGAACAAAGTACTTCGATCGTATAGCCAGGTTATAAAATGCACACGTTAACGCGGCATAGCGTGGTACACTCAATCACACTGGAAGGAAATTCGCACTCTTACGATGAACCGCGCGTCTCGTGGACTATCGTACGGTCGTCTAATAGCACGAGATTTACTCGTAAACAAATTCTGCAGAAACCAAAGGGACA from Linepithema humile isolate Giens D197 chromosome 2, Lhum_UNIL_v1.0, whole genome shotgun sequence encodes:
- the hrg gene encoding poly(A) polymerase type 3 → MWPTQSNNNSNTNSTSSDKNLRTLGMTSAISVAEPKPIDITRTNELKEALKPYNVFESEEELNHRMEILSKLNALVKQWIRDTSIARNMPPNVAEQVGGKIYTFGSYRLGVHHKGADIDALCVVPRHIYRSDYFTSFFELLKMQEEVTDLRAVEEAFVPVIKMNFDGIEIDMLFAKLTLKEIPDSMDLRDDMLLKNLDQKCVRSLNGCRVTDEILRLVPNIENFRLALRAIKLWAKRHGIYSNVLGYLGGVSWAMLVARTCQLYPNAVAATLIEKFFLVFSQWKWPQPVLLKQPDNVNLGYPVWDPRVNVSDRYHLMPIITPAYPQQNSTFNVSVSTRTIMQEAFENGLTITEEIIIGKATWDKLFEPPNFFGKYKHYIVLLARSLSAEDQLEWCGLVESKIRHLIGTLERNPHITLAHVNPEAFPPLDPEPGKHCSMWFIGLSFAKSESLNIDLTYDIKSFVETIERQAEQINMLKEGMGIEAKHVKRRDLHTYVSASLLKKDKRISSSVHRNGNLAGNGSTGGGVSPRNTSDTSSRKRLSDQALDTNGKKRRVNEQAEEQAENASLVVQSCGEDSNSGCSMDEYKQNLSTTKDEGPTGASAVAQEGFVCT